The DNA segment GAAAGAAATTACTTTATCTCCTATTTTATAATCATTAACTCTTGGGCCAACTGCAACTACAGTCCCTCCGCTTTCGTGGCCTAAATAAAATGGAAATTTGGGCTCTTGACGGAATTCAGACGTTTTTTTAGGTAAATGCCCTAGATAAAAATTTTTATCCGATCCACACATACCTATAAGATGATTTTTAACTATTATGTCATCTTCGTCACATATTAGCTCTTTTTCGATAAGTTCGATATCCCGTGGACCATTTAGGCGTGCAGCTAGTGTTTTAAATTTTTTCATAAGTTCTCCCCCTGATATTATTTAGTAGTGTAAAATTACTGATGTACTCTTGACCTTCAATGCTTTATATAACTCGCTTACGCAAGTATTTAAGCCTTTACCCCCTAAGCCTGCCTTCATGTTTTTAGTTTTAATATACTCAACTTTCCCACCTGCTAATTGCAGCTTGAACCTTAAAAAATCTATATAGTCACGCACACAACAATAATTTTTGCCTCAAAGGATGCGGTATAGTATTCAAAAATGTATCATCTTAGCCATTTCCTGACTGAGCAAAGGCAATTTGCTTAGAGTCTGACGAAGGGTATCGATCAAAAGCATCAGCGACTGAGAAAGCTTTTTGTCTTGCAGTTCTTCTTTGAGGTAGAAAAATAGATCACCTATAGTTCTATCATCGGTAGCATTTCTAGCTTCCATAGATAACATAGCATATCTAAGGAAAACGATCGTTGTTGCCGCAACTTGCATGTCATAGCTACGTCCCTGATACTCTTTAGCCAAGGCTAGATATGACTTGCAAACCTTGAAGAAAACCTCTATATCCCAGCGTTTCCCGTAGACCCGAGCGACTTCTTCATCACTTACGGAAATATCAGTGCAAAGAAGGAGAGGCCAATTATTCGAACTACGGTCTTTTACAAAAACAATTTTAGCATCAATAAATTTATCAGTAGTGGTGGCATTATCCTCTCTAAGTTTGACACATGCTGACCCGAGGATACCCTTAGTATCGGAGGACTTTTTAATCCTTTGGTAGATACTTTTGACATTTTGCCATTTACCTTGGTATTGATAATGGATCTTTTCTGTAATACGGGATCATACCTATAACTTCACGATTTTCTCTTTTTACCCGAATTACGGTCTTAGGCATTGTAAACCAACTATCAAACAACACAAATTTAGCGGGGATATCCTTTGCACTGCGAAGCATGGTTAACACGACATCGGGAGTTTCCTGTTTGGCCAATTGTCGGTGCTTGTAAGCAAGGGTCCTTTTATCCGTCGTCTTGGCTTTGCAGAGCACATTTTTATCATTATGGGAACTTAACAAGCAGAAGGAAATAGGCATAAAGGTGTTTTGCGAGACCATCCCATAGTTAGCATTTGGAAACCTTTGCAAAATTTATGGCTAGTATGATCAAACACCTTGGCTAAAAGTTCTACTTTCTTACTGCGGTTACGGCTAAAAAGCAAGTCGTCAAAAATCAGTACTGACTGCCGGTTTTCCCCGGTTAGACCGTCAATGAATAAAACCAGACGTGTCATTATCAATTGAAGTAGCTTTTCCCAGTTAAAGCACCCATCATTAAGGAAGCGATAAGCGGTATTTTTCCTAAAAGGCAAATCTTTACTTTATAGGACTAAGGTTCGATAAAGATTTTTGCCTTGAAAAGCTAGAGAGAACAATGTTTTTAAGATGACAACGCAGCAAACCCCTGATTCCTTGTAGAAATTAGATTTAAGCAACATTTTTGAAATGTTAAGCTTCTTAAAGAAATAATCAATTCTAGAATCAAGCATCTGGTCATGGGAAACCTCCTTAGCGACTGGTATTATTGGGTTTGGTCTACTTCAATTATACCATTCTTTGGAGGTTTCTTGTTGTTTTAAAGTGCGTTTCTATATGAATTTTTCAAGGTTCAAGCCCATTTTATGGGTGGGAAAGTTGAGTATTTATATTAAGTTTAAAATAAAAGTTTTGGCAATTAACCACGTTAGCAAAAACTAAAGGTTATCTTACGAAATATTTTATATTTGATGAATTTTCATCATTCGTATTTATTATTTCTTGTATAATTAAAGACTCGAATAGTTGTTTAAATAATGCCAGCTGCATAAAGTATTATTGTTATAATCGCTCCTGTAAATCCAGCAATAGTAGACGCAATTCCAACACTTTTCAGTCCCTGCCTAGCATCCATATTTGACATAGTTACTGTAACCCAAAATCCGCTTGAATTAGTATGTTTGAACATTAAAGCCCCAGTAGCGCAACAAAGAAATGCAGCAAGCGGAGAGATGTTTAAAGAATCTAGCATGGGCTGGACAAGAGCTGCTGCTGTCATAACCCCTAAGGCATTTGAACCGGTTATTACATGAATAAGGGCTGCTATTAAAATAGGTATAATAATACCTGGAATATTAAAACTCACTACTAATTCAGCTATTTCTTCAGCAACTCCGGAGTTTTTAATGAAAGTTGCCAAAACTCCGCCCATACCCGTAACAACAATTGGCATTGCAGCTGATCTTAAGCTATCTTCAACCCAATCATTTAGTACTTTTTTAGATTTCCACTCTTCTCCAGTTAGTGCTAAGGAAAAGATGCAACCCGTTAGTAGTGCTGCAAGAGGTGACCCTATAAACGCAAATAAATTTGCTACTTTAGTTCCAGGAAGGAGAGCATTAACAATATTATTTAGTATAATAAGAACTAATGGTAAAATTATGGGGGATATAGAAGAGGCTAAACTTGGTAATTTTTTATTTAAAAAATATGTCTGTGTGAGATATTCTTCCTTAGGCAAAACTTTTTCATCAAGAGTGTTGCAATACAATACCGCCATAAATACACTTGGTATAGCAACTATTAGACCCCAAATAATTGCATCAGCCAATGATACGCCTAGTAATCCAGCTGCAGCAATAGGACCTGGAGTTGGTGGAACTAAAGAGGCTGTTACAAGAGCTCCTAAATATAAGGCAGTTCCATATGCCATCATTGATTTGCCTGTCTTGGCAGCTAGCAATGATACAATTGGGATTAATAAAATAACTACTGTGTCTGCCCAAATTGGGATACCTAATATCAGTGAACTAAATCCAATTGCCCAAATAACTCTTTTCTCTCCAAAGAGTTTTAAAGCATAATTTGTTATTTGATATGCAGCTCCTGTTTCTTCTAGAACTTTTCCTAATATACATCCAAGTACAATGACAATGGCAATGCTCTTTATCGTTCCTGCAAAGCCACTATTAATAGTTCCCTCTAATTCCTCCCATGGTGTTCCAAGTCCGATACCTAAGCCGATAGAGGCAATCAAGATACTTATTGCTGCATGCAATTTGAGTTTTGTTATCAATAAGATCATACCAATGATAACAATAGTAAAAATTGACAGAACATAAGCTGTGGACATAAAATCTCTCCTTTGCTAATTTAATGATTATTTATTTAACTAAAACTTCGCACTTGTAAAAGTGCCTATAAACCTTGAAAAATCAACATTATTCGGCATAAATATAGCATGAACCTACCATTTTTGGTATAATTAAGTTGACAAACCAACAAACCAAAATGATAAGATGGTTTCGTCATCTATAAAAAGTTTTTTCAAAGAATATAGGATTTCGAACGCATTGAAAGAATCTAATGCCTACAAAAGCAAAGGCATTTCTGTAATAGCCATTTTCCGATACCTGTTTATGCTGATTTTGGAAAAGATACGGTTTACAGATTTATAAATTCTATCAATATAAACTGGATTAGGTTTACCACTTTGCTTAGTACGCAAATTGCATCCGAAACCCTTACCAAGCTCACAGATGAAAAGCGAGTGAATGTTCTAATACTGGACGATACACTATTTGAACGAGCAGGTGCTAAGAAAGTAGAATTATTAGCCAAAGCATTCGATCATGTAAAGAGAACATACAAGTATGGCTTTAGACTTCTTACATTAGGGTGGTCGGATGAAAATACTTTTCTCCCGGTTAATGGTTGCCTGTTGTCTACCGAAAACAAGAAAAATCGTATTAACGAGGCTGCTATCGTTGATAAGCGGACTGCTGGCTATACTCGGCGTAACTTAGCCCAGACAAAGGCAACTACTGTCGCCCTTGAATTGATAAAAGCTGCTAAAATGGCTATGATTCCTGCATCCCATGTACTGTTTGATACTTGGTTCTGTTCACCATCTTCTTTGATTTCCATCAAGGAAATGGGTTATGATATCATTGCAATGGCAAAGAAAACACCAAAAATCCATTATCTCTATGATGGAAAAATGCAACCACTAACAGAGATATACAAGAAAAACAAAAAGCGTAGAGGTAGATCTAGGTATCTTCTTTCCGTTGAAGTCACTATTAAAAAGGATGACTACTCAATCCCTGCTCGGATTGTATATGTCCGCAATAGAAATAAGCGTAAGGATTATCTAGCGATTATCACAACCGATATGAACATCAGTGAGGATGAAGTTATCCGTATATGTAGGAAGCGCTGGGATATCGAGGTATTTTTTAAAGTATGCAAATCGTATTTAAAGCTAGGCAAGGGGTGTAACTCCTTATCTTACGATGCAATGACAGCGCATGTGGCTATCGTATTTACTAGGTATATGCTACTGGCTGTAGAGAATCGTCAACAATCTGACCTGCGAACATTGTAGAACTATTTTACTATATATCGGATGAGATGTCCGATATTACATGGATTCAGGCTTTTCACTTACTGATGCAGGTGTTCGTGGATACAGTTACGGATAAGTTATTCTTAACTTCTGAACAGTTAGATCAACTGATGGAAACATTTATGGCTGCGCTCCCAAAAGAACTAAAGAAAAGGCTACAATTATGCGCATAAGGCCAAAAATCGGGATACTGTTTTAATCCCAAATATTGAATTCTCAAGGTACATAGACAATATTTATGTGCGAAGTTTAAGTATTTAACTTTTTATATTGATATTAGTATATAGTTGTGGACACTGAAAGTTTAACACGATAAAATAAATAGGATGAAAGGTAGTGTTAAACGACGTCTAAAACTGGTCAAGATTTCAGAAGAATTTAAAGAGCAAAGATGTTATGAAGGCATAGCATCAACTCTGTGAATAGTTAAACTTTTTGTGTCTACTATCTTGATCTGATTCCATAGTTAAGTCAGGAATACTAATAAACATACGTTTTTTACTAAGGAATAAAAATCATTTTGCCTGGAGCTCCGTTTTTTAAGGCTTCAAATGCTTTTTCATAATCTTTAATTGGATAAATTCCTCCGATAACAGGTTTAATATCAAGTTTGCCTGATTTTAATAATTCACTGCACTGCCACCAAGTTTCATACATCAAACGCCCAGTAGAACCATTAACATGAGCTTCTTTATAAATAATGCTTTCGCTTAAGTCTAATTCTACTGGACTATTAGGTAAACCTACCATGGTAAAACGTCCACCCTTTTGAAGAATTTTAAATCCCTCTTGGATTGCCTTGGCATTTCCTGAGTAATCTAACACAACATCTACTCCTCGTCCATAAGTAGCATCGAGCACAGTTTTCACAACATCATCTTGACCAGATTTTAGCACAACATCTGCTCTCATTTTCTTTGCTACTTCCAGTTTCTTCTCGAAAACATCCATCGCAAAAATTTGAGATGCTCCACAGGCTGCTGCTGTACCGACTGCCATTAATCCAATCGGGCCGCAACCATATATAGCTATGGTTTTCCCACCAATTTCGCCAGATAACACACCATGTACAGCAACCCCCATTGGTTCAAGAATAGACCCAGTTTCATAACTTAGACTATCGTCTAATCTCCATGCACAATCTTCAGGTATAGATATATATTCTGCAAAAGATCCTGGAGTGTGTACTCCAATTATCTTCATATCCTCACATATATGTTTATTACCGGTTTGACATTGATAGCAAATATTACAAGGAATATGCGTCTCTCCTGCTACTCTATCGCCTATCTTAAAATTCTTAACCATTGAGCCGACTTTCACGACATCACCAGCAAATTCATGACCAAAAACCATGGGTAACTTAAGCCGCTCTTGCGCATATTTTTCCCAATTGTAT comes from the Tepidanaerobacter acetatoxydans Re1 genome and includes:
- the tdh gene encoding L-threonine 3-dehydrogenase, yielding MIGVMKGIIKEKPEVGAAYRDNLPVPEVRDNEMLVRVKATAICGTDMHIYNWEKYAQERLKLPMVFGHEFAGDVVKVGSMVKNFKIGDRVAGETHIPCNICYQCQTGNKHICEDMKIIGVHTPGSFAEYISIPEDCAWRLDDSLSYETGSILEPMGVAVHGVLSGEIGGKTIAIYGCGPIGLMAVGTAAACGASQIFAMDVFEKKLEVAKKMRADVVLKSGQDDVVKTVLDATYGRGVDVVLDYSGNAKAIQEGFKILQKGGRFTMVGLPNSPVELDLSESIIYKEAHVNGSTGRLMYETWWQCSELLKSGKLDIKPVIGGIYPIKDYEKAFEALKNGAPGKMIFIP
- a CDS encoding transposase, which gives rise to MPFRKNTAYRFLNDGCFNWEKLLQLIMTRLVLFIDGLTGENRQSVLIFDDLLFSRNRSKKVELLAKVFDHTSHKFCKGFQMLTMGWSRKTPLCLFPSAC
- a CDS encoding GntP family permease, which codes for MSTAYVLSIFTIVIIGMILLITKLKLHAAISILIASIGLGIGLGTPWEELEGTINSGFAGTIKSIAIVIVLGCILGKVLEETGAAYQITNYALKLFGEKRVIWAIGFSSLILGIPIWADTVVILLIPIVSLLAAKTGKSMMAYGTALYLGALVTASLVPPTPGPIAAAGLLGVSLADAIIWGLIVAIPSVFMAVLYCNTLDEKVLPKEEYLTQTYFLNKKLPSLASSISPIILPLVLIILNNIVNALLPGTKVANLFAFIGSPLAALLTGCIFSLALTGEEWKSKKVLNDWVEDSLRSAAMPIVVTGMGGVLATFIKNSGVAEEIAELVVSFNIPGIIIPILIAALIHVITGSNALGVMTAAALVQPMLDSLNISPLAAFLCCATGALMFKHTNSSGFWVTVTMSNMDARQGLKSVGIASTIAGFTGAIITIILYAAGII